The Vicia villosa cultivar HV-30 ecotype Madison, WI linkage group LG1, Vvil1.0, whole genome shotgun sequence genome includes a region encoding these proteins:
- the LOC131644388 gene encoding protein WHAT'S THIS FACTOR 1 homolog, chloroplastic, producing MFSKTKINTFFHHYLNIHTHTRSISSLKVVWRKDPSLDQAIEHDKRYKQCARVVKEVLNEPGQVIPLRYLEKRRQRMRLKVKIDTFLNQNPYLFDVYYDRIKPKTEPVKFIRVSDRLRRFIEEEKRIFKENEPLIVAKLCKLLMMSKNKVVSADKLLHVKREFGFPNDFLVDLVPRYPEYFRLTGLPGEGKSFLELVDWNPEFAKSVIEKRADEESRATGIRVRPNFNVKLPPGFVLKKEMREWIRDWMELDYVSPYEDVSDLEQNSREMEKRAVGVFHELLSLSLYKRIPVPILGKFCEEYRFSNAFSSAFTRHSGIFYMSLKGGIETAMLREAYEGDKLIDIDPLLQIKDRFAEVLEEGWRERVEQLRLKQEKIKQDMELVATRVSE from the coding sequence ATGTTCTCCAAAACCAAAATCAACACTTTCTTCCACCACTACCTCAACATTCACACTCACACAAGATCAATATCCAGTCTCAAAGTAGTATGGCGCAAAGACCCATCCCTAGACCAAGCCATAGAACACGATAAACGCTACAAACAATGCGCACGCGTCGTCAAAGAAGTCCTCAACGAACCAGGCCAAGTAATCCCTCTCCGCTACCTCGAAAAGCGCCGCCAAAGAATGAGACTCAAGGTAAAAATCGACACTTTCTTGAATCAAAACCCTTATTTATTCGATGTCTACTACGACCGCATTAAACCAAAAACCGAGCCTGTGAAATTCATTCGGGTCAGCGACCGGCTTCGTAGGTTTATCGAGGAAGAGAAACGGATTTTTAAGGAGAATGAACCGTTGATTGTTGCTAAGTTGTGTAAATTGTTGATGATGTCGAAGAATAAGGTTGTTAGTGCTGATAAATTGCTTCATGTGAAGAGGGAATTCGGTTTCCCTAATGATTTTTTGGTTGATTTGGTTCCGAGGTATCCGGAGTATTTTAGGTTAACTGGATTGCCTGGGGAGGGAAAGTCGTTTCTCGAATTGGTTGATTGGAATCCGGAGTTTGCGAAGTCGGTTATTGAGAAAAGGGCTGATGAGGAAAGTAGGGCTACTGGGATTAGGGTTAGGCCTAATTTCAATGTGAAGCTTCCGCCGGGGTTTGTGTTGAAGAAGGAGATGAGGGAGTGGATTAGGGATTGGATGGAGCTTGATTATGTTTCGCCGTATGAGGATGTTTCGGATTTGGAGCAAAATTCTAGAGAGATGGAGAAGAGGGCGGTTGGGGTTTTTCATGAATTGCTTTCTCTTTCGTTGTATAAGAGGATTCCGGTGCCGATTCTTGGGAAGTTTTGTGAGGAATATAGGTTTTCGAATGCGTTTTCTAGTGCTTTTACGAGGCATTCGGGTATTTTTTATATGTCGTTGAAAGGTGGGATTGAGACTGCGATGTTGAGAGAAGCGTATGAAGGGGATAAGTTGATTGATATTGATCCGTTGCTTCAGATAAAAGATAGATTTGCTGAGGTGTTGGAGGAGGGTTGGCGGGAAAGAGTGGAGCAGTTGAGGTTGAAACAAGAGAAAATTAAGCAGGATATGGAACTTGTGGCCACAAGAGTTTCTGAATAA